A region from the Medicago truncatula cultivar Jemalong A17 chromosome 6, MtrunA17r5.0-ANR, whole genome shotgun sequence genome encodes:
- the LOC120576076 gene encoding uncharacterized protein gives MDGICHWLCEKDEEDNPAEPCLVSFYLSNEVFLITPIPSNLDDCFDVEASWINLAWLNECIALISYHVPRTTFHISILGEIGKNESWTNHFTIGPLSCVEFPIGVGKKGELFFQRKDEELAWFDLHTQMIEELGYKAGDCRTRIIIYKENILENGGIGN, from the coding sequence ATGGATGGAATCTGTCATTGGTTGTGTGAAAAAGACGAGGAAGATAACCCCGCTGAACCATGTTTGGTGTCATTTTACTTGAGCAATGAGGTGTTCTTAATAACACCCATACCCTCAAACTTAGATGATTGTTTTGATGTTGAAGCATCCTGGATAAACTTGGCATGGTTAAATGAGTGCATTGCATTGATCTCTTATCATGTACCAAGGACTACTTTTCACATATCAATTTTGGGTGAAATTGGAAAGAATGAATCATGGACCAATCACTTCACTATTGGACCATTGTCTTGCGTTGAGTTTCCTATCGGAGTGGGGAAAAAAGGGGAATTATTCTTCCAAAGAAAGGATGAAGAATTAGCTTGGTTTGATCTTCATACTCAAATGATTGAGGAACTTGGTTATAAAGCAGGGGATTGTCGTACTCGGATAATAATATACAAGGAAAACATTCTTGAAAATGGAGGAATAGGtaattaa